From one Pararge aegeria chromosome 21, ilParAegt1.1, whole genome shotgun sequence genomic stretch:
- the LOC120633199 gene encoding G-protein coupled receptor dmsr-1-like: MLADDNTQNRHNSSYSYIGSNDTYNFLEDTRLISLLNKRGGNHTPIEEWLKTLEDLRNKYNISVIKECDRFDYCSGEFRDLVLAYNSIHGYISLLICLFGSLANALNVAVLTRRDLATAPINRLLKWLAVADVFVMLEYVPFAIYRYLLFPGQIERPYSWAVYMLFHMHFTQILHTASILLTLSLAIWRYIAIKYPSHGPSLCTESRCTIAIMSSFLLPPILCIPSYFVFTIHQDYALDNGPTKVYYVDSNYDGRLYQINFWVHAVVIKLLPCVILTVISAWLIRVLYRANSRKKALKGYSACPANTVVNGNGNIFTRKSTKRSKAERRTDRTTRMLVAVLLLFLLTEFPQGILGLMSGALGRCFFKRCYDLFGELMDALALLNGAINFVLYCAMSKQFRTTFRQIMWNRCAPTPRASSHTELQTTYV; this comes from the exons ATGCTTGCGGACGATAATACGCAAAACAGACATAATTCCAGCTACTCGTACATCGGGTCGAATGACACATACAATTTCTTAGAGGACACAAGATTGATTTCATTACTGAACAAAAGAGGTGGAAACCACACTCCTATAGAAGAATGGCTAAAGACACTCGAAGATTTAAGaaacaaatacaatatttcCGTTATAAAGGAATGCGATCGCTTCGATTATTGCTCTGGGGAATTTCGGGACCTAGTTCTCGCATACAATAGTATACACGGATACATCAGTTTATTA ATCTGCCTATTTGGCAGCTTGGCCAATGCACTGAACGTAGCAGTCCTTACACGGAGAGACCTGGCCACTGCACCCATCAACCGCCTGCTCAAGTGGCTAGCCGTTGCTGATGTGTTTGTCATGTTGGAGTACGTGCCCTTCGCTATTTACAGATACCTT CTTTTCCCGGGTCAGATCGAGCGGCCTTACTCGTGGGCGGTGTACATGCTGTTCCACATGCATTTCACGCAAATCCTGCACACCGCATCGATATTACTCACACTGTCGCTGGCCATCTGGCGATATATTGCTATCAA GTACCCGTCCCACGGACCATCCCTGTGCACAGAAAGTCGCTGCACCATTGCTATAATGAGCAGCTTCCTCCTGCCTCCGATACTCTGCATTCCATCATATTTC GTATTCACAATACACCAGGACTACGCATTGGACAACGGCCCGACAAAAGTGTACTACGTTGATTCAAATTACGACGGCAGACTCTACCAGATCAACTTCTGGGTACACGCAGTTGTTATAAAACTGCTACCATGCGTGATTTTGACAGTTATTAGCGCTTGGTTGATCCGGGTGTTATATCGAGCGAATAGTCGAAAGAAAGCCCTGAAGGGTTATAGCGCTTGCCCAGCTAATACTGTTGTGAATGGAAACgggaatatttttacaaggaaGTCGACTAAGAGGTCAAAGGCGGAGCGCAGGACGGATCGGACTACGAGAATGCTGGTTGCTGTACTGTTGCTGTTCTTGTTGACCGAGTTCCCGCAAGGAATTTTAG GTCTGATGAGTGGCGCACTGGGCCGGTGTTTCTTTAAACGCTGCTACGACCTATTCGGGGAGTTGATGGATGCGCTAGCTCTCCTCAACGGGGCGATCAACTTCGTGCTCTACTGCGCTATGTCCAAACAGTTCAGGACAACCTTCAGGCAGATCATGTGGAACCGCTGCGCGCCAACTCCGCGAGCGAGCTCTCATACTGAACTGCAGACTACATATGTATGA